The genomic interval taaatataaaaataatatatttgatcttaataaaattaatggGATAATGCTTGACTAAATATTAGACAATAAATATCCcctttgaatttgaattttggaGTTTCATTGTGTCTTTTAAGACACTTTtggattaaagaaaaaataaatatataaattattttttatcttgagTGATGTTAGATTATTGGATATATTAGGATATGTCTATAATCAAGGTCTAAGCCCTAGGTGAGCGTAAGAAAAGGATGTTCTGATTTAGAACTTCATTTCGTTTTCACAGAGAATTTTAATGTTTCGACTTTAAATCgatcaaaataatattacaaaaattaatcatcacattcaaaatattatctattttaataGTATATTTGTATTTAGATATGGATTGACTAGAAAAAACACATAAcaatgaaagttaaaaaaagaaaaaaataaataaaataaaaaataatgtaatttttttggttaaaactttctttttcttcataaagagattgacaaaaaaaattaactatacattatttttttataaaaatgaataaattatatattgattatatatacaaattatattttcatatatatatataacatttataatttttttattaattattaatattaatttttaatattataataggTATAAGTAtaatgtttaatatatatttttatattataataaaataaataattaaaataataaaagaaaagtaatttaaaatttaattaataacatgtatttttattattataatttattatttttatattttaaattttaaagtttaaagttttttatattaaattatttataattattattttaaatttattatatctacCAAATCTGTCACCAACTTTTACACAATCATAAAatcaatcacaaattttaataattttttttacatatctATTCTAACATATCTAAACACATATCATCttacttttctatcaaattacTCCAAATACTTTTTCTCGAATTTTCCTCCCCATCCAAACACGACATATAACTTATAAAATTGAGATATAATGTCGAGATTTACTAgtacataattattaaaaattgtcAAATATCTTAAGTAGTGATGAGTTTTGCATATATTTAACTTTGACTGAATACAGACTAGGCATGTGCCCATACGAAAGAGTAGGAAGAAAACAGATCCCAAAGAGTAAGAAGAAGTGGAGTACATCCGAGGCATTcaaaaacagaataaaataaGGGATGATACTACGAGGTTCGGACACTTATCTTAAATGGGCATATTTATGTCGAACACACGTATCGGTGTCGATACTCATAGGacggtgaagtgttcaattcaaaaaatatttgttggatttttgaaaattctaacacgattctaacacaattttaaaagatataaatacaataattttctaaaaacttaaatttattatataaatatttattatgattataaaaataagaaacaaattcttttgaatcaGTCCTAAAAAATATCTTCCTATTctcaaaaaaatctaaaatagacttttacacataaatatttattttcaatttatataatttaaaattataatatatatatatatatactcgtcctatattttaaaaattatatatattttcgtGCGTATATCAGTGTCATATAAGTTTCCTTTATCTATGTAGATAGTGTATAGTAGAAAGTGGATCCTTATTTATTTAGTGTAtttagaaattgaaaagaaaattaaataataaggATGTGGTAAGagaatttataattttacttaTGTTTATTCACGATATTCATAGAATAGTGTTAGCGGTTTCTGGATGGTGGGAGTGACAGTTGACAGTGGGAAAGCAAAATATTGATCACTGCTACCGATTCCTTTACGTCAGGGGGTCCTATAAAAAGCAACCCCACTCCAACTGAATCTGGACGCCATTCTGTACACATTTTCTTTCTTCGTCCAAACTTCCCAACAAACAACACAACACATCCATGGCAACCGCGTAAGTCACTTCTTCATTCTCCACCGTAACAGATTTATTCATGAATTATCATCTGCATTTACTTTTCATTTGAGACCGGTTCCTCTTCGTCTTTCAGCGGCGTGCAAGAAGCTCGTATTCCCCCACTAACTTCCACCTCCGAGATACCTCCTCTTTTCGACGGAACCACcaggttcttcttcttcttcttcttcctgaTTTTTGTGCCGATTACTATCTTTCataattgttttctattttgttcTAGGTTGTACATCAGTTATCTTTGTCCCTATGCGCAGCGTGTTTGGATCACTCGGAACTACAAGGTCGCTCTCCTTTTCCTCTTTTTGAAATGACCTATTCAGTATTCACCTTCATTTTTATTAATCTACTACTACTATTATCTTTCACATTTAATTTACCAGTGAATACTTCATTTGTCCTTTCTCTAAAATGtcatacataataaaaaaatgttgtcaaaataaaaaataagaaataccACCTCATTCATCTTGCCTAAATGATTAAACATCAGAATCTCTCAAGAGGACACATTTTATGCAGTACTAATATTCTGATGTTGAGATATTAATTTGGCCGCTGAGATTGTCGTCTGCGATTGTTGGTGGAGGGTGGATTTttgaatttgttctttaattCATGGTATTCTGTGAGCCATAGGTCGTTCTCTTTCATGGTTGATGATTGATCTGGGTATACTGCATGCAGGGACTACAAGACAAGATCGAACTGGTTCCTATTGATCTTCAAAACAGGCCTGCCTGGTATAAGGAGAAAGTCTACCCAGAAAACAAGGTGTTTGTTTAACTTGCTTATTGAATGAGGAAAAAATATTAGTCTATGATTGGGTATTCGATTGATATTTTCTTCTCATGTTATAGGTGCCATCATTGGAGCACAATGGGAAGGTCTTGGGAGAAAGTCTCGATTTGGTCAAATACATAGATGACAACTTTGAAGGTCAATCTCTGGTTCCCAGTGTAAGAACTGAATATTCTTTCTCACTTCACATTTCTATCTATTGTTAAGGGAGGAgttgttttgagaagatttttTTTCAGGATCCTGCCAAGAAAGAATTTGGTGAGCAGTTGATTTCTTATGTTGATACTTTCACCAAAGAGCTGTATTCTGCACTGAAAGGAGATCCAATACAACAAGCCAGTAAGTACGGTTTTGGGTTTATAATAGAGGAAAGTGTTGTTTGAGTCCGGATGAAATTAATCTTCAGAATTGGGATTTTAATAGGTCCTGCTTTTGATTACTTGGAGAATTCTCTTGGTAAATTTGATGATGGGCCATTCTTTCTTGGTCAATTTAGCTGGGTAAGTTGAAATCAACAGTCTTGAGAATGTTCCTCTTCTATTGACTGACCTATTCACTTGCAAGAAACTCTAGAAAAAAAAGGAACATGGGCCTATGACTATATTCTCTATGTGACGGAACAAAGTATTAAAGTAGTCATGGCTCAAGCGTAAATAAAGCATAAAATAAATGGTAGGGCCTATGACTATATTCTCCCATATGACTTGTAAATGCTTGTGATGATCAGGTGGATATTGCCTATGTTCCATTTGTTGAAAGATTCCAGCTCGTATTTTTTGAGGTGTTCAAACATGATATAACTGAAGGAAGACCTAAACTTGCAGCATGGATTGAGGTATACTAGAAGCAGTTCTATGGAAACTATTTTCCAGTTCCAAAATAATTTGTGCCGCTTTATATTCTTATATGTTATTGGATTGTTTCCTGTCATAATCATCAATCTTGAGCAAGAAGAGAACTTCATATGCTTTGTAACAAGTGGAAACAGAATGGTCCTGATCTTTTTCATGGTTTTGACAAGGGAGCCTCAAGAGCAACTGCTTCGAACTTACTGGTTACAGAAGATATATTCATTTATGAAAATATGTTTCTTTTGCAGGAAGTGAACAAGATTAATGCGTATACACAAACAAGAGGTGATCCGAAGGATATTGTTGATCTTTTCAAGAAACGTTTTTTGGTACGGTAAACAATTCACACTCCTCAAGATTGAGTTTTTGGCATAATTGTTGTTGATTTCCGCCATTCCTTCTATTTTATTTGCTACTGTGTTGAACTTCTACTTTTGTGCCCTGCAGGCTCAACAGTAAAATCCGGGGCTTCCTCTAAGATGTAGATTATTGGCAAGAAAGTGATGTGTTTATGGGACGCTTCTTTTGTCTGCTAGAGTCGATAATAAAGCGTTGGTTTGGTTTGGCTTCTAGAGTTGCTGCAAATAATTTGATTTCAAGGTCGGTGATGTGTATGTGTACCAGCTTGGCTTGTGTTTGCGTGGTCGCTTTTAATACTGAGTTATGGTTATTATGTTTGGATATGTAAATCGTAATAAATTAATGGTCTTTTTATACTCTACCGACCATGGTATTGAATTGTGAATTCTATCATTATGCAGATTTAATTAAGTAATAtacaaattttcaataaaaaatataagtaataaaaaatatacaaaaagaaCAGTGTGAACTTGTGGGGATTAGAAcggaaataataataatgataatataatttcgggataaattatgttaattaatgtaaaagaatgaaaatattttaagatcaTAGTATGGTGGTATAGTTTGAAAATTACAATACGCCATTTAtgcttaaataaaaatgaagttTAATTTCTATCATTTGTTACTATTATTTAACTAGAAGTTATCGTTAGCATGATTTAGTGCAAACATTTATGAATACGGTACATAAATAACTTTCTCATGCTTTTATGTAAATGTTGTTGACAAATTTGCATTTTTATTTACACATACTCTAAATATTCCCGGGAATCGATGGCGGGGAGGGGTTCTAAAGTAGATTGgttctttactttttttaatgtgCTATATATTTGTTTGGCTGTTTATAATTTCTTAATTTATGTAGTAAGCTTAAATCTTCATTTGATGATATAGTTTCAtctatttgtttatatattttactaTGAATATAGGCAATATTTTAAAGTGTGTTTGAGAAGTAAATTTTAGGAAATAAAGATAAACAATgtgtatttctttatttaaatataaaatacatatcCTCTCTTCCCTTTCCAAACTTGTAATCATTTGCAGcatcattttaaaagaaaattgatcTCAATAGTTCACAGAATATTTAGATTAATATTTGACCagaaagaaacaaaatcaaaagCACTAAAATAACCacatctaaaaatgaaaaactattGACATAcccttattttctttttcatcacAAATTCTTACATTTTTCTTTACTCGTCATCATCTCACTTATCACATTTGttcttttctccttttttttttttattctcttttgctTCTCCCTACTCCCTTAAAGTTTTATCCTTGTggtaattaaaaaatgattatATGCAAGGATTCAGCTCAGGTTCAAATTGGGCTACGAAAAAGATACTTAATGCTCAATTACGCAACTGAAAAATGCAATATATATAATACCACAGAGCTCTATAAACTGTAGAAGACCACCATAAAGAAGTAAAGGCAGGAACGTTGTCAAGATAGAAGGCACATGAATTATGAATCCAGCAATTTGctcttaaataaaattttggataaaaaggaaaaaagtgGAGCAACTATCTTAGCTCCAGACATAAATGGAAGCGGTTTTGAGTACATTTTTAGGAACTAGACCAGAATTACAgaattttgttctttttttagAACTGTACTATGAACTGAATGAACACCACCAAAGGACAACTGATATTAACATCTATAAACCTATATCTTAGAGTTGAGAAGctcattaaataatatatttgattttttctcCAAATTTTGTTGTATCCACCAAGTATTGAGCTGCATATCATAGCCCCCTCCTGGTTCTAGGAGGAGTACCCGGAGCAAGGCGAGAGTTTTGAACTGTGTGTGTATTGGGATCATATTTTTGTTTAGCAAGGTAAGACAAAGCTGTGACAACATCAGCTATAACTGGACGCATGTTAGCCTGCTCCTGAACACACATTGCTGCAACAGCAAGAGCCTGGTATAGTCCTCTTGGAGGATATTGACCTTGGAGTGTTGGATCAGCCATTTGTGAAAACTTTCTTCGATCCCTAAACAAGGGTCTAGCCTGCAGTTAAATCAGAAAAGTCCATCGAAGGTTACGACTCATAATTAAGGAGCAAGGGCCAACCCATGTTATGAAATATTCTAATTTCACAACGAAATTTTCTCTCAAAACATTCTTCCTTAATCATACACTATGTTAGTTGCTTTTATTAAGAGGTAACTGTAAACTAAAGGAGTGTGAAGGATTTCTACCCTCAAATCCTCAAGCTTAAGTACAATTATGCAAGATGACTGGTCCATACCCCTTCATTTATCTTGCAAATGAAAATATACTTAAAGATGTTTAATTCATTCAACCAAAAGCATTTTCACTGAGATTGGTCAAAGGCTTGGTGTAAGTGACAATTCATATTTTGTTGTGCTGCTTAAAATGATTACCCAACACTAGGAGATGAGATAAGATAACTGTAGGAGTGTCTTACCCATGCAACAAGATTCTGCTCTCCTGCAGATTTTGAATTGTCAATTGCTTTCCTTCCGGTAATTATTTCCAGAAGAACTACACCAAAGCTATAAACATCTGATTTCAGAGTCAGTTGACCAGTCATGGCATACTCTGGAGCACAATATCCATAGGTGCCCATAACTCTAGTTGATACATGTGTGTTTTCCCCAACTGGGCCAAGCTTAGCCAAACCAAAATCAGATAACTTTGGGTGATACCCTTCACCAAGCAATATGTTAGAGCACTTTAAATCACGGTAGATGACAGGAGGATTAGCTTTGTCGTGTAGATATTCCAATCCCTTTGCTGCACCAGCAGCTATTCTCATTCGCGTGTTCCACTCTAGTTGTTTCTTGCCAAGAGGAATGTCTGCAAATCAAACATATATAATCAATAAGAACAAGaagataatattaaatttaacgAAACGGGGAAACAACTTGCATAGTTGGAATACAAAATACCATGCAAGTGGTCTTCCAAGGATCCTAATGGCATATATTCATAAACCAGAAGCCTTTGATCTCCATCAGCACAATAACCAATAAGGTTGACAAGGTTAGGATGATGAAGTAGACTTAACATCAACACTTCAACAAGGAATTCCCTATTTCCTTGGAGTCCATTTCGGTCAAGTTGCTTAATGGCGACAACCTATATTCAACAGAAGAAAGGATGAAGCTTGTCAAAAACTCCTACACAAAATTTATGTAAAGTTTCGTGTCAGCAAAACTTAATCTATTGTTCTGGCTGTTAGAAGACATCAATGTGGAGAAGGGGGACGATGAAGAACAATGAAAACAGGAAGAACCACTCCAATTCTCAGCACCTCTCTCttatttttcataaacaaaCAGAAAACAGATTCACCTGATTAATACTTTCCAGACGCCCTTTGTACACTCTACCAAAGCCTCCCTCTCCCAAAAGACATTCAGTTCTAAAATTTCTAGTTGCAGTTGCCAATTCACGGAATGGGAATGTCTGTGCTGCAATGTGATCAGGGTTCCATTTTTAGATGTATCTTTTGAATTTGTGGATGTATTCCTCTTCAACTTTCATGTACTCAAGTGACacgaaaaatattttaaggaaAGAAGCACAAGCTACAGCAGGGTTATATTTGACTTCAATAAACCATCACATGTTAATGCAATCTCATGGTATCACAAACTGATTCTGCATGCATTATGCATCATTTCAAATTTATGATCAATACTACAAATTCAAGCTAGGTGTATACTTTGTAACCGACGAAATCACCAGACTGAAAGGAAACAAGTCTAGTATTGGTCAGAAAATTAACAAGATAATTTCAGGTACATGAAACATTATAGACTGAAACTTAGAGCATCACCTGAATGCTAGTAGCAGACCATCAATAAAATGTATCCAAGATAGTGAGAAAAGACATTCTTAAACGACGCAACACAGAGATCAAAATGTTACTCATTCTACACATCCAACACCAAATCATACTAGCATTAAAGATTTTGCTTAACTGAAAATAACATTATTAGATCATACGTATGCAGCTTCCACCCATCCCACTcccaaaataatttgttttacaaTGAATAAAAAAGATTGCAATCATTGACCACATGAAATCCCAGCTACCTGTATTCATAAACTCTACACATCCAGAACACCAATCGGGTGTACCAAATACATGAAACGcgcttaaattttatttttgataacCCCAAGTAAAACAAGAGATAAATTTGTGCAAGAAACAAGTTTCTAACCCAGAAAAACTACCTTAATTAAGTGAAAGAACAATTGTCCTCAACAGGGTTTCACTATCATACTTCAATTGTTCTCCCCTTTTCccaatatagaaaaaaaagtacCTGGGGTGGCTTTGATCTGACCAACGAGACTGTCCTGAACTTCCATCTTCTCAATCTTGTTCTTAGTTCCTGAATATCCAGAACACGGAATCCAACCCATGTTTGTTTCCTCTTCAATGGACGCAGCACAATGATCAGATAGAAAGGAAACTGCAAATCACTCTCTCAGGACCCGACCCGACCACAGTGTCTCGGGCAGCCAACCGCaacaaaaacaacttagaaaaaAGCCTttgttctttctctctctctatgtCTACTTTTATCATGTGTCTGTGTCTTCTGTTCtatattttctgtttttataATTCCCTAGTGTTTTAGTTTGAGTTGATTAATTTATTCATTGCCTTCTCTTTTGGTCGGAAAAACACCATGATTGGTTCAAATTCTCCTCACTGGATCACCTCCAAAACTAACTCCAAACTAATCtcataaaacaaatttatatatatttcccTTTTTTGtccaaacataaaataattgcTTTGATATTAAGTAAATTTCTGTCACAGCATGTCATGCTTGCCACTCCTATTTGCCCTCCACACACGGCTTAAGATCTACAACAAGAATCTATAAAATTAGATGCTTTGTGCTTTTGTTGGAACAATTCCCACTTACCATTTTAATGAAAAAGCAATAATGTCCATTCAATTTGTACATGTGAAGCagtttaagtctaactcaattaTCATAATTTTGGCCGCCCTCACAGTTCAACTTTTGCCACACAACTGAACAAGAGCTAACAGCTGTAGACCTTAATTAAAGACATTCCTATAATTATTACAAAATGGGGTTCATGCCACCACCTAAATTTACctctctttcctttctttcacTTTATCCCTTTTTGTCAATAATCAAAGTGGCTCATTGGAGGGAAAGAAGATTTTGTTTTATCAAATTGCCTTTTTTTTCCCTTgtgaaaaaattattcaaaaggACAATTAAGAGACTAGGCTAAGCCTggattcttgttttttttttgtcatctcACATTACTTTGGTTCATAATTCTCATTATTTTGAATGAAATATGTTTGTTTTCTCTAAACTATAacataaaattggttttttttttcttattcaaattttagATCATTTAAGTGTTTAtagaatgaaaataattaaaataattgtaatagACATTAACTTACAATTAAAACAAcaacaacttaaaaaaattaataattaaaaaaaataacaaatacatataaaatgaaaaacaaattcTTACCTTATTTCTCTTCTTTCACATTAGTGGGATAGGTATTGGCACATTTAAttccttttagaaaataatgaaaatatggATAGAGACTTTGTGCTTAAAAGATCTATTACAAGGAGACAGCTGGTAGCAAACCCTCTCTATGAAAGTGCCATCTGTTTTCGTACTGCAATCATATGTTTCCTTCTTTCTCTCCCtctaataaaaattgaattaataaCAGAGAATTTTATAGACCTGATATTGAGTGAGACTAAAGGCCAATGCCCTGACAAAAGGGGATAACAGTTCATCCTTATAACTCAACACTCTTATTATCATATCATAATATGAATACTCAATTAACAACACATAGTACTCAAACCATAATTGTATTCCCCGAAAGGTTCGACAAAGCCGATTAAACGATAAGATGCAAATCTAAACACGTAATTAGGTATAAACAAGCCAACTTAGATGATAGCACAGTTAAAACACAATTGTGCTTTCGTTTGGACCCTAAAGCAAGTCCATAGCAGTCATAACCCATCTAGAGCAGTATAAATAGCAGAAGAGGCACAACACCCAAGGTAACTATTCACTCCCTACTCCTCTGGTACTTAGCTCTCGGACTGACTTAATCGTCGGAGTGTCTTCGCAGGTATCCCTCGTGTCCAGATCAGAGATTCAGCCGAAAGAAGCCTAATCGTAAGACCGGGAAGACGAGAAGATTGCAACAAGAGAAGTGTTTCGTAGAGTTCTAATCTTGCAGgaacaataattattattatgtaatttttagTTATGtaatcacacacattcttcttaAAACACAAATCATTCTTGCAATCACACATTTTTCTGCAAAGATGTAAATAGAAATAAGAGTTGTTTATAATGAACTAAAACTGTAATGAATGTTATTCTTTCTCACAatcataacaattttttatttgatcatTTCAAAGTGTTTTTACTTGTGTGGTCTAACatcatgcattttcttttcctttataaTTAATTGTATGTCTTGAAAAAAATGCTTGTAGAAAAATTATATTGTAGAAAAGTTTAATATTATGTGTAAACGCCAAAACTGAAaacattaaaattttgtttagcATTAGTTACCAATTAAGCGAGAGTTATAGTCATTAGAAAAATTATCAATACAAAACCTTACAtccaattttaacacattaaaattaattataaatatggaGTCCAATCAATTTTATTAATCAACCACTAACAATTTATTCATGCActctatattattattatgtcctatactttcaaaaatttcaattgtggaatctaaaatataaaatttagattgtacagtataaattaaaaatttgaaatttgaattgattcagaatataattctaaaatataaaatttgtattttagatATTAGAATAAATTGTATTAGGTTTGTACAATctgaaatttagaatataaaatttatattttagaatgtaaaaaacttacaaattttaattttaaattctataatATGAGAAGTTTTCGAATTTCATATTCTGAAATTAAGAAAAAGGtgaaaaattaacaaaaaaatatgaaggtATAGAAAAATACAAAGTTGCGGGAAGGAAGGAGTTGCATCAACTATGTAATACACAAGCTAGAAGTTTATATTGTTTTAACTCTCAATTTGTGTAATGTTTTAGTGTAATTGTTGAGATAATAACTATAgcttttttaatgtttataattGTTTTAGTCATATAGTTATAATTAACTTGCCTTATAATTGAGATCCATATATGTGATTTCTAAGGATTTTTTTATATCTCAAAGCATATTGGTATTTTTTTTCTCGGCTTTTGTCACAAATTTTGATGGTTAtgttatcttttttattttggtgATCCCTCTAACCACTTTTTCTCACCAAATTAATGacttaatgaaaataatttatttgctGTGAGGACAACAAATTAAACTTGTTATTGGTTTTCATGAATTTATTGTTTCTCTTCTATTTTCATGtgtcttcttttttttcaaGTAATCGTAATCAAAATTGCATCCGTTATAAATCCTAAATTCTAAACCAATTGATTGAAGCATAACTTCAATTGTCTTTATTGAGTTCTATGCTTGCTAGTGTTCTTGGATTAACTCATTCTTACTAAGCATGGATTGTGAAGTGGATGTTTTTCTTTTGGAAAAATGTGAAACTATCATTTTAGTTCTTTTCATATATAGATGATGACAATTAACAATAAACTACTGCTAACTCTTAATTTATTGAATAAGAAAGTATTACCTAAACTATTACATAAGAAACAACATTTGTCTCCATAGCTATAAAAGAAGTAAAAAAAGTATACAGCATATGATATACACTCCAGATTAAAAGACTGAGTGAAGATTTATGTATATATGATGCTGATTAGGTAGAGAGATGGAAAGGTAATTACCAGCACCAATAAGGTTATACAAACATCTTAGTCTCATTAGCTTTTGCATTTAAAGTTGTCAATATCTTGGTCTTTCTCATCAACTTCAATTATTCTGATCATACTTTAGGATATAGAAGTAATGAATTTTCTCAATTATTTCTGATGCCTATGGCAGTGCCATTGAGTCATACTTGTTAACTAAATGAAGTGTCTATTAATTATGTGGTTTATCTTTACTAAGAGAAGCCTGTGAATCTCTTTCAGTGTTCTTCAGAGGCATTTCATGATTGTGTTTTCCCTCATATGTCGTCACAAATGATCTCGGGTCATCTAATGCTCTCTCCACGTGTTTGCGAACGTTGCACTTAATATTAGTACACCTATAGTAACTtctgcaaaacaaaattatttcatGTTCTAAGAAAACATTACCAAATAGGAGAATCAAAACAGATAATAATCAGTATAGTGATCTTAGAATACagaagaataagaagaagaagaagaggaaacaaGTATAAACCTGGGATATGGATTACCCTTCACCACCTTCTGCCCATATTTCCTCCAGCGAAATCCATCTCCAAGTATTTCAGAATCTGTGAAACTTTGCATCACAATCCGCGGCTCTACTAAACCTTCCTCTGATAATGCTACTTCATTACAGTGATTCTCATTTTTCCTGAACCATGAGAATCATTCAATATAAATTATCTTCTAACTAAAAATGGTAAATGACCagataaaaacttaaaattctACTAACGTGTTACTAGATGAACAGTTAGTTACTGTTTTCGGACAGGATGCACCAGAAGGATGGCATGAATCATGCAACCCAAAATCTTATGAACTTTTAGAAGCCAAGTAAAGGCATTTCATAGGATCAGATATGTTTTTTGAATTTATAGAACAAAATAAGGACATTAGGAAGACTAAAACTTTAGTCAAATATGCTTTCATGCATT from Phaseolus vulgaris cultivar G19833 chromosome 1, P. vulgaris v2.0, whole genome shotgun sequence carries:
- the LOC137814412 gene encoding glutathione S-transferase L3; the protein is MATAGVQEARIPPLTSTSEIPPLFDGTTRLYISYLCPYAQRVWITRNYKGLQDKIELVPIDLQNRPAWYKEKVYPENKVPSLEHNGKVLGESLDLVKYIDDNFEGQSLVPSDPAKKEFGEQLISYVDTFTKELYSALKGDPIQQASPAFDYLENSLGKFDDGPFFLGQFSWVDIAYVPFVERFQLVFFEVFKHDITEGRPKLAAWIEEVNKINAYTQTRGDPKDIVDLFKKRFLAQQ
- the LOC137814413 gene encoding probable serine/threonine-protein kinase PBL7 isoform X1 codes for the protein MGWIPCSGYSGTKNKIEKMEVQDSLVGQIKATPAQTFPFRELATATRNFRTECLLGEGGFGRVYKGRLESINQVVAIKQLDRNGLQGNREFLVEVLMLSLLHHPNLVNLIGYCADGDQRLLVYEYMPLGSLEDHLHDIPLGKKQLEWNTRMRIAAGAAKGLEYLHDKANPPVIYRDLKCSNILLGEGYHPKLSDFGLAKLGPVGENTHVSTRVMGTYGYCAPEYAMTGQLTLKSDVYSFGVVLLEIITGRKAIDNSKSAGEQNLVAWARPLFRDRRKFSQMADPTLQGQYPPRGLYQALAVAAMCVQEQANMRPVIADVVTALSYLAKQKYDPNTHTVQNSRLAPGTPPRTRRGL
- the LOC137814413 gene encoding probable serine/threonine-protein kinase PBL7 isoform X2 → MLSLLHHPNLVNLIGYCADGDQRLLVYEYMPLGSLEDHLHDIPLGKKQLEWNTRMRIAAGAAKGLEYLHDKANPPVIYRDLKCSNILLGEGYHPKLSDFGLAKLGPVGENTHVSTRVMGTYGYCAPEYAMTGQLTLKSDVYSFGVVLLEIITGRKAIDNSKSAGEQNLVAWARPLFRDRRKFSQMADPTLQGQYPPRGLYQALAVAAMCVQEQANMRPVIADVVTALSYLAKQKYDPNTHTVQNSRLAPGTPPRTRRGL